One window of Quercus robur chromosome 5, dhQueRobu3.1, whole genome shotgun sequence genomic DNA carries:
- the LOC126728906 gene encoding uncharacterized protein LOC126728906 — MGFRDLRHFNDALLGKQVWRLYHEKETSLYRVFRAKYFPSGDIFEAVQNPRCSYTWKSIMLARDVISNGALWRIGDGKDIQIWQHRWLPSPGSGKVLSPRLDQSLNVVQDLFIIGTKTWDFELIDRHFLPWEADGIKSIPLSEHHNIDLLIWPHTPDGSYSVRSAYRLLVAAQAQNQPSSSSTEASKRLWKGVWRMEVPNRVRQFVWRAVGESLPTKKNLKHPLRRPVPREVIKWSPPDESVYKINFDAAVFEEQGSAGLGVVVRDLAGLVISTLSQKIRFPGLAVMVEALVACRAVFFAKEISVFRVVVEGDSLQVIKAVNSLKRSKTPYGHIIDETRLLSSSLSCYNFVHVQREGNKLAHALARRAVVSIDTDVWMEDLSRDLDDVAVINFHTSIAAKKQCWWARTKRKVGSTE, encoded by the exons ATGGGGTTTCGGGATTTACGCCATTTCAATGATGCTTTGCTCGGGAAGCAGGTGTGGCGTCTATACCATGAAAAGGAGACTTCACTATATCGGGTTTTTAGAGCTAAATATTTTCCTTCCGGTGATATTTTTGAGGCTGTTCAAAATCCAAGATGTTCTTATACTTGGAAAAGCATCATGTTGGCCAGGGATGTGATCTCTAATGGAGCTTTGTGGAGGATTGGGGATGGGAAGGATATTCAGATTTGGCAGCATCGGTGGCTTCCTTCTCCAGGGAGTGGGAAGGTTTTGTCTCCTCGGCTAGATCAGTCTTTGAATGTAGTCCAAGATTTATTCATTATAGGCACTAAGACTTGGGATTTTGAGCTCATTGACAGACACTTTCTACCATGGGAAGCTGATGGTATTAAGAGTATTCCCCTTAGTGAGCACCATAACATTGATTTACTGATCTGGCCTCATACCCCGGATGGAAGTTACTCAGTGCGTTCGGCATATCGACTCCTGGTAGCTGCTCAAGCCCAAAACCAGCCGAGTTCATCTAGTACTGAAGCTAGTAAAAGACTCTGGAAAGGGGTTTGGAGGATGGAAGTACCCAACAGAGTGCGCCAATTCGTTTGGAGAGCTGTTGGTGAGTCTCTGCCTACAAAGAAAAATCTG AAGCATCCCTTACGTCGGCCAGTACCTAGGGAAGTGATTAAATGGTCACCGCCAGATGAAAGTGTGTACAAAATCAATTTTGACGCGGCAGTTTTTGAGGAGCAAGGTAGTGCCGGCTTAGGGGTGGTGGTCAGAGACTTGGCAGGCTTGGTGATTAGTACGCTTAGCCAAAAGATCAGGTTCCCTGGCTTGGCGGTGATGGTGGAGGCCCTAGTTGCTTGCAGGGCAGTCTTTTTTGCCAAGGAAATCAGCGTTTTTCGGGTTGTGGTGGAGGGCGACTCTCTGCAAGTAATCAAAGCTGTTAATTCCTTAAAGCGGTCTAAGACTCCATATGGGCATATTATTGATGAAACTAGATTACTGTCATCTTCTTTATCTTGCTATAACTTTGTTCATGTTCAACGCGAGGGCAATAAGTTAGCTCATGCCCTTGCACGTCGAGCAGTTGTATCTATAGATACTGATGTGTGGATGGAAGACCTTTCACGTgatttggatgat GTGGCTGTAATAAACTTTCATACATCAATAGCTGCAAAGAAACAGTGTTGGTGGGCAAGAACTAAGAGAAAAGTAGGTAGTACAGAATAG